A part of Setaria viridis chromosome 8, Setaria_viridis_v4.0, whole genome shotgun sequence genomic DNA contains:
- the LOC117866657 gene encoding chitinase 2: MTNGYLFREYIGAQFTGVRFSDVPINAFVSFHFILSFAIDYTPVNQQPTPVPTNGVFSPFWDTGNLSPAAVASIKAAHPNVAVMVGIGGDSVQDITKAVFTPTSINSWVANAATSLTNIINTYELDGVDVDYEHFAAGADVNTFVECMGRLLTQLKANMPWITTSIAPFEDPTIQRYYQPLWRKYNGVIDYVNFQFYGYGDNTDVPLYVQFYDQQSANYPGGKVLASFMTGNTTGLISPDLGINAAKELQRQNKLPGLFIWSADSSKKSSYGFKYEIQGQQIIANH; encoded by the coding sequence ATGACGAACGGCTACCTCTTCCGGGAGTACATCGGCGCGCAGTTCACCGGCGTGCGGTTCTCCGACGTGCCCATCAACGCCTTCGTCAGCTTCCACTTCATCCTCTCCTTCGCCATCGACTACACACCGGTGAACCAGCAGCCCACACCGGTGCCGACGAACGGCGTGTTCAGCCCGTTCTGGGACACGGGCAATCTGtcccccgccgccgtggcctcCATCAAGGCCGCGCACCCGAACGTCGCCGTCATGGTGGGTATCGGCGGCGACAGCGTGCAGGACATCACCAAGGCCGTCTTCACCCCGACGTCCATCAACTCGTGGGTGGCCAACGCCGCGACGTCGCTCACGAACATCATCAACACGTACGAGCTCGACGGCGTCGACGTCGACTACGAGCacttcgccgccggcgccgacgtgAACACCTTCGTCGAGTGCATGGGCCGCCTCCTGACGCAGCTGAAGGCGAACATGCCGTGGATCACGACCTCCATAGCGCCGTTTGAGGACCCGACGATCCAGAGGTACTACCAGCCGCTGTGGCGCAAGTACAACGGCGTGATCGACTACGTCAACTTCCAGTTCTACGGCTACGGCGACAACACCGACGTCCCCTTGTACGTCCAGTTCTACGACCAGCAGTCGGCGAACTACCCCGGCGGCAAGGTCCTCGCCAGCTTCATGACCGGGAACACGACCGGGCTGATCTCGCCGGACCTCGGCATCAACGCGGCCAAGGAGCTGCAGCGGCAGAACAAGCTGCCGGGGCTCTTCATCTGGTCAGCGGACAGCTCCAAGAAGAGCAGCTACGGCTTCAAGTACGAGATCCAGGGGCAGCAGATCATTGCCAACCATTGA
- the LOC117833954 gene encoding chitinase 2: MTNGYLFREYIGAQFTGVQFSDVPINAFVSFHFILSFAIDYTPVNQQPTPAPTNGVFSPFWDTGSLSPAAVAAIKAAHPNVAVMAGLGGDSVQDVVKAVFTPTSVDSWVANAVSSLTGIINTYRLDGVDVDYEHFAAGADVGTFVECVGRLLTELKKRMPNIATSIAPFADTEIQRYYKPLWSKYSGVIDYVNFQFYGYGDNTDVAQYVRFYDEQVGNYPGAKVLASFKTGNVTGLISPDLGVSAAKELQRQNKLPGLFIWSADSSKKSSYGFKYETEAQQIIANH, translated from the coding sequence ATGACGAACGGCTACCTGTTCCGGGAGTACATCGGCGCGCAGTTCACCGGCGTGCAGTTCTCCGACGTGCCCATCAACGCCTTCGTCAGCTTCCACTTCATCCTCTCCTTCGCCATCGACTACACCCCGGTGAACCAGcagccgacgccggcgccgaccaaCGGCGTGTTCAGCCCGTTCTGGGACACGGGCAGCCTGTCcccggccgccgtggccgccatCAAGGCCGCGCACCCGAACGTCGCCGTCATggcggggctcggcggcgacAGCGTGCAGGACGTCGTCAAGGCCGTCTTCACCCCGACCTCCGTCGACTCGTGGGTGGCCAACGCGGTGTCGTCGCTCACGGGCATCATCAACACCTACAGGCTAGACGGCGTCGACGTCGACTACGAGCacttcgccgccggcgccgacgtggGCACGTTCGTCGAGTGCGTCGGCCGGCTCCTGACGGAGCTGAAGAAGAGGATGCCCAACATCGCCACCTCCATCGCGCCGTTCGCGGACACGGAGATCCAGAGGTACTACAAGCCGCTGTGGAGCAAGTACTCCGGCGTGATCGACTACGTCAACTTCCAGTTCTACGGCTACGGCGACAACACCGACGTCGCCCAGTACGTGaggttctacgacgagcaggtgGGCAACTACCCGGGGGCCAAGGTCCTCGCCAGCTTCAAGACCGGCAACGTCACCGGGCTGATCTCGCCGGACCTCGGCGTCAGCGCCGCCAAGGAGCTGCAGCGGCAGAACAAGCTGCCGGGGCTCTTCATCTGGTCGGCGGACAGCTCCAAGAAGAGCAGCTACGGCTTCAAGTACGAGACCGAGGCGCAGCAGATCATCGCCAACCATTGA
- the LOC117833953 gene encoding la-related protein 6B, which produces MEPGGSGPAAEEERPAGGLPRSGSASRLNAQAPEFVPRAAAAAAAPPQPPPPPQAVVRLFPPPPPAAFFVAGPPPPPPPFEYYAAAVAGGGARFGGPPGAAAGAEQEVDAESPARDAGFDDPVHKIRKQVEYYFSDINLATTEHLMRFISKDPEGYVPISVVGGFKKIKALVQSNSMLASALRTSSKLVVSDDGTRVKRQQPFTESDLEELQARIVVAENLPDDHCYQNLMRLFSAAGSVRTIRTCYPQTPNGTGPATNRSAKLDMFFANKLHAFVEYDTMEDASRAIVELNDERNWRSGLRVRLLSTCMIKGGKGKKGGHEADGYGEEENVSTSDQRNDKQLEEAPQLSDAAGEHMTEDGTGDMGRGRGRGRGRGGRGRGRGYHQYNNNQQHQNQQQQHQNSSQHGNNRNGAHPVGTPPSGHQVKNEQQSQPQQPSAANKQPPGPRMPDGTRGFAMGRGKPQSSAPTVAASESEP; this is translated from the exons ATGGAACCTGGTGGttcggggccggcggcggaggaggagcggccggcgggggggCTTCCGCGGAGCggctccgccagccgcctcaACGCGCAGGCGCCGGAGTTCgtgccgcgcgcggcggcggcggcggcggcgcccccacagccgccgccgccgccgcaggcggtAGTGCGCCTGTTCCCACCGCCTCCCCCCGCGGCGTTCTTCGTCGCggggccgccgcccccgccgccgccgttcgagTACTACGCGGCGGCGgttgctggtggtggtgccaGGTTCGGCGGtccccccggcgccgccgcaggggcGGAGCAGGAGGTCGACGCCGAGTCGCCGGCGAGGGACGCGGGCTTCGACGACCCGGTGCACAAGATCAGGAAGCAG GTGGAGTATTATTTCAGTGATATAAACCTAGCAACTACTGAACATTTGATGAGGTTTATTTCGAAGGACCCTGAAGGATATG TGCCAATATCAGTTGTTGGTGGCTTTAAGAAAATCAAGGCTTTGGTTCAAAGTAATTCCATGCTTGCTTCTGCTCTTCGGACTTCATCAAAACTT GTCGTTAGTGATGATGGGACAAGAGTAAAACGCCAGCAGCCATTCACAGAATCAGATTTAGAAGAACTCCAG GCCCGAATTGTCGTCGCAGAAAATCTTCCAGATGACCATTGTTACCAGAATCTGATGAGGCTCTTTTCAGCTGCTGGCAG TGTGAGGACAATTCGGACTTGCTACCCTCAGACTCCAAACGGCACCGGTCCAGCTACTAACAGATCTGCCAAGCTAGATATGTTTTTTGCCAACAAA CTTCATGCTTTTGTTGAGTATGATACTATGGAAGATGCTTCCAGAGCG ATTGTAGAACTTAATGATGAGAGGAACTGGAGAAGTGGGCTCAGAGTACGATTGTTGAGTACTTGCATG ATAAAGGGAGGTAAAGGGAAAAAGGGTGGTCATGAAGCTGATGGGTATGGTGAAGAGGAGAATGTCTCAACATCTGATCAACGAAATGATAAACAATTAGAAGAGGCACCTCAACTATCAGATGCAGCTGGAGAACACATG ACTGAGGATGGCACTGGAGATATGGGAAGAGGACGTGGCAGAGGCCGTGGGCGTGGTGGCAGAGGCCGAGGGCGTGGTTACCACCAATATAACAACAATCAACAGCACCaaaatcagcagcagcagcaccaaaaTAGCAGTCAACATGGTAACAACCGTAACGGTGCCCATCCGGTTGGAACCCCACCATCTGGCCACCAAGTCAAGAATGAGCAACAGTCACAGCCGCAGCAACCCTCAGCAGCTAACAAACAGCCTCCAGGTCCTCGCATGCCGGATGGCACGCGTGGATTCGCCATGGGCAGAGGGAAGCCGCAATCATCAGCGCCCACTGTGGCTGCTTCTGAATCTGAACCTTGA
- the LOC117833952 gene encoding uncharacterized protein — MRSYTAAAMPRQSSRPSSSSASKPRKPSPSRSPSPATEPKPKAAAAGSSARRRSPLSDLNSRDASAARERPGCFRFLLPSSAASGSRSGSTPRTPKRPDPKPRPGARRPDRLPDQESRTRTERCAGQEPRRRGLEPIGGQIKKTEPGVGKKQWLGKGRQLEQFEALTPEKKADSSGATPSTGATPPVHASISPEVAAAACGSATPACFAAGHHVLPGVGDRRKCRPRGILAIAGEGLASGDLDAEPSRASIRWLSSPSGAESGTCSTKCGYEEVSVNWLVSPRDGGVDPLEDEIFVPRCSSDDAFWRFSPDCTGLLGSPLLGGLLDFGTPVSDMSGTTPSSGFLPVQKTPSSGDSISPFSLIVKRASESSARLRSLCAQQGVGSSCRYGSVADPTPVSGESWPESASNGTRSGLTRTGSHPMKMMDPVLECLEMMSLSPRPGDDYYDNGALPAPLPQLSFQFVGAPTPLESIDLSSFKRSPRDIELKGDETSFRKPVMAETRISWREGLVSRMFDIGDLDCCKWISDDEDSPVLQFNNEALPDGTNSQPGGDQQEASGFGSVEFSCISDELNNDSSKASANPVSVAESMRAEGFELVSSDDSDWTLFYKNDLFES; from the coding sequence ATGCGATcctacaccgccgccgccatgccgcgGCAGTCATCCAggccgtcttcctcctccgcctccaagCCCCGGAAGCCCTCTCCGTCCCGTTCCCCTTCCCCCGCGACGGAGCCCAAgcccaaggcggcggcggcggggagctccGCGCGCCGGCGCAGCCCGCTCTCCGACCTCAACTCCAGGgacgcctccgccgcgcgcgaGCGGCCCGGGTGcttccgcttcctcctcccctcctccgccgcgtccgGGTCGAGGTCCGGGTCCACCCCGCGGACCCCCAAGCGCCCTGACCCCAAGCCCCGGCCCGGGGCCAGGAGGCCCGACCGGCTCCCGGATCAGGAATCGAGAACCCGGACCGAGCGATGCGCTGGCCAAGAGCCGAGGAGGCGGGGGCTGGAGCCGATCGGCGGGCAGATCAAGAAGACGGAGCCGGGCGTCGGCAAGAAGCAGTGGCTGGGGAAAGGGCGGCAGTTAGAGCAGTTCGAGGCCCTGAcgccggagaagaaggcggACTCGTCGGGGGCCACGCCATCGACCGGCGCGACGCCGCCGGTCCACGCGTCGATCTCGcccgaggtggcggcggccgcgtgcgGGTCCGCGACGCCGGCGTGCTTCGCGGCGGGCCACCACGTGCTCCCGGGCGTCGGGGACCGCCGCAAGTGCCGGCCGCGGGGCATCCTGGCGATCGCGGGGGAGGGGCTGGCGAGCGGCGACCTCGACGCCGAGCCGTCCCGGGCGTCCATCCGCTGGCTGTCCTCGCCGTCGGGGGCGGAGTCCGGGACGTGCTCGACGAAATGCGGCTACGAGGAGGTGTCGGTGAACTGGCTGGTGTCGCCGCGCGATGGAGGGGTGGACCCGCTCGAGGACGAGATCTTCGTGCCGAGGTGCTCCTCGGACGACGCGTTCTGGCGGTTCTCCCCGGACTGCACGGGGCTGCTAGGCTCGCCACTGCTCGGTGGGCTGCTGGACTTTGGCACGCCGGTGTCGGACATGTCCGGGACGACGCCGTCCTCGGGGTTTCTCCCAGTGCAGAAGACGCCGAGCAGCGGCGATAGCATTAGTCCCTTCTCGCTTATTGTCAAGAGGGCGTCGGAGTCCTCTGCAAGATTACGCAGTTTGTGTGCCCAGCAGGGAGTGGGCAGCAGCTGTCGTTATGGCTCAGTGGCGGATCCCACACCAGTGTCCGGTGAGTCATGGCCTGAAAGTGCCAGCAATGGGACACGGTCAGGATTGACAAGAACAGGCAGTCATCCGATGAAGATGATGGATCCCGTCCTGGAATGTCTTGAGATGATGAGTTTGTCCCCAAGGCCCGGGGACGATTACTACGACAATGGTGCGCTGCCTGCACCATTGCCTCAGCTTAGCTTCCAGTTTGTAGGAGCTCCGACGCCTCTGGAATCCATAGACTTGTCCTCTTTTAAGAGGTCTCCACGTGACATAGAATTGAAGGGGGATGAGACGAGTTTCAGGAAACCGGTCATGGCAGAGACTCGGATTTCTTGGCGAGAAGGGCTTGTTAGCAGAATGTTTGATATTGGTGACTTGGATTGCTGCAAATGGATATCAGACGATGAAGATTCACCGGTTCTTCAGTTCAACAATGAGGCTTTGCCTGATGGTACCAATTCTCAGCCAGGTGGTGATCAACAGGAAGCAAGCGGCTTTGGATCAGTTGAGTTCAGTTGCATCAGTGATGAACTGAACAATGATAGCAGCAAGGCTTCTGCAAACCCAGTCTCAGTTGCCGAGTCCATGAGAGCAGAAGGATTCGAGTTGGTCTCATCCGATGATTCTGATTGGACTCTCTTTTACAAGAATGACTTGTTTGAATCATGA